The Pirellulales bacterium genomic sequence AACCTCCCAGGTACCGATGACCTCGATGATTGCCTTGCTCGTCAGTGTCGGATTCTACGTTTGTGTGCGAACGCAACGCATGCTCTCGGCTCAGGAGAACGACCACCAGTAGCCCGTATCGGTCCGAGTGAAATTCCTTGCCAAACATCGATCGCCAGGCTTGCCAACGAAACGAACCCATGTTGAATCCTGAACACACCCAAGATCGAGCCGAAGCGAAAGAGACCGAGCGCGAGCATGCCGCTCCGGCGACCACGCCTGCTCGCGGCGCCGGCCTGGGGGCCTCCTTCGGTTCCGCATCGGCGGCCGTCGCCCGGCGCGGCTTCGCCTTCGGTCGAACCGCCTGGCGCAAAACCGATGGCGTGCTGAGCTTCGAATGGATTCTGCTCGTCACGCTCGTCGTTGTCGGCATCGTAGGCGGGCTTTCGGCTGCTCGCGACGCCGTGATCAGCGAGTTGGGCGATATCGCCGGCGCGATCATCGCCGTGGATCAAAGTTACACGGGATTCTGCTCGTCGTACGACGACACGCCCGTGACTTACACCAGTTGCCGGCCCGACGTTGCGACCGGGACTTAGCCCACTCGACAACTAGCCGCCGACGCACCGTACCTCACAGACGATTCCCAGCCTTCGAGAACCTGCGATGTCCGCCAGCACGATACTTGTGGGAGCCGTGGCGACCTATACGGCCGCTGCCGCCGTGAGTGACTTCCGCACGCGACGCGTGCCGAACTGGCTGACATTGCCCGCCGCGATCGCCGGCCTGACGTTTCACACGTTCGCGCCGCAGGGCTGGGGCATTGCCACTTCGCTCGCCGGCCTGGCCTTGGGCTTCTCGCTGCTCCTGATTCCCTTTCTGCTGGGGGGGGGTGGCATGGGGGATGTGAAGCTGCTGGCGGCGCTCGGCGCCTGGCTCGGCCCGCGACTCATGCTCGCCGCCTTTGCCGTGAGCATGCTGCTCGCCACCGTGATTACGCTCGGCATCCTCGCCTATGTCGCCGTGCGTCGCTACGTGCTCGACGTCGAACCCGAGAACGTCAGCGCCTCGGGTGAAACACTCGTCCAGCCACGGGGCTACTTTCGACAGGCACTCCCCTTCGCCGTGCCGCTGGCCCTTGGCACCTGGTTGCTCCTAGCTTGGGTCGTAACGCTGGGGGCCTCGTCTTAGTTCGTTGGGTCAAGCACGATCAGCGTCGAACACACTGCTGGACGAGCCAACAGTGCCACGCAGGAATCGCTCTCCGAGATCTCCATGAAGTTACAGCACGCAACACCTTCGCATCACCGCCATACGACTCGCCGCGGTGCGCTGACGCTCGAGATGGTGCTCGTGCTGCCGGTGCTGCTCATCGTCGTGCTTGGCGTCGTGCAGCTCAGCATCATGCTGATGGCCAACCAGGCGTTGGGCGCTGCTGCCAGCGTCGGTGCCCGCGCTGCGACCCTTCCTGGCGCGACCGCCGCGTCGGTCGAGGCCGCCGTGGCCGGCGCCCTGACGCCCTGGAGCTTCGCCGACTCCGTCGATCCGGTGAGCGTCTCGCCCGATCCGGCCTTCGCCCCCACCGGCACGCCCCTGTCGGTCACGGTGAGCGTCGACACGAACGCCGCCACGCCCGACCTGCTGAAATTCATCGGTCTGTCGATCGACGGACAGAAACTGCAAGCGACCTACGTCGCTCGCAAGGAATAGCAAACCCCGTGGAACCTACGCTTCTCCGACCTTCGCCGAGGAGTTTTCTTTGAAACGCATTAGCCCCGCTACCGTCACCTTCGCCGTCGTCACGATCTTGTTGGGCCTGGTGGCGGCGTACTCCGTCAAGCGTTACCTGGCGCCCAGTGCGGGTCCGCGCACGGCCACGGCCATGATCGTCGTGCCGCGCGTCAACCTGCCCAAGTTCGCGCGTATTCGCGAAATCGACGTCGAGGTGCTCGAGGTGCCCAAGTCGCGGGTGCCGGCCGGCGCGGTGACGGTCGCCTCGCAGGCGCTCTACCGGCTATGTCGCGAAACCGTCATGGCGGGCCAACCGATCCTCGAATCGAACTTGTACGAAGTGGGCGCCGCGCCGACCCTGGCCGAGCAACTTCCCCCCGGCTATCGCGCCGTGACCATCACAGTGGATCGCGACAACGCGGTCGATGGCCTCGTGATGCCCGAATCGGTGGTCGACGTCTCGCTGACCGTGCAGGGAGATCATCCCGAGTTGGAAGGCGTGGCTACGGTCACCTTGATGCGCAAGGTGAAAGTGCTGGCGACGAGCTTCGAACGCTTCAAAGGCGAAGAGCGTTTGAATGTGCCCATCCGCAGCGTCACCCTGTCTGTCACGCCGGAGCAGGCGAACAAACTGATTCTGGCCCAACGCTATGGTTCGCTCAGCGTCACCTTGCGTGGCATGGTCGAAGACGATCTGCACCTGACGGCCGCGTCGAAATCGGATAACGACAACCTGGTGAACCCGAGCGATCTGATCAAGCTCAGCCCGCGCGTCGACGCCCAGAAGTTTGTGCGCAAGGCGCAGATCTGGCGCGGCACGTCGGTCGAAGAGGTCGAGTTCACCGACAGCCAGGTGCAAGAGGCCAACGCCGCCGGCGGCGTTGTCGACGATGCCACGGCCGGCGAGCCGATCGTTCCGAACTTTGCCCCCACCGCTGCGATTCGCCCCACGGGCATGTTCGCCCCGGTGTCCGGTCGCTCGCGTTAAAATTCCAGCGTAATCCTTGCAGACTCTTGCCTACTCGCACGATTGGTTAGGTCGTGCAGTGCCACGCGAGATTGTCGAGAGAACTACCGAGAGTCCGCATCATCGCTTCTTACCCGTCCATCAACCTTGTCCAGTGCCGAATGATGGGGCCGGAACAGAGAACCGTGCGACATCGAGAAGAGGCCGGCCTTGGACCAAGGGACCGCCGCGGCGAGCGCGCGAGCGCGTGGTCTGCAACAACCACGCAGTTCCGCTCGCCAGCGGCTGGCGAACACCCGCCGCGTCGTCCACCTGCACGACGCGGCGTGGTCACGCTCGTCTGCCTGATGTTGCTGGTCGTCTTTCTGCTGCTGGCAGCGCTCGTGTTGGACTGGACCTATCTCGTGCTCGTGCAACGCGACATGCAACAACGTAGCGACCTGGTGGCCTTGGCGGCCGCGCCCGCTCTGTTGGACGAGGACACGCTGCGTGACGCCGCCGGCTCGCCGCTGGCCGACCAAACCGACGATGTGAACGACGCCTCGCATGCAGCTCGGACGTATCGCCTGCAGAACAACGCCGCGACGTCTGCCTTGCTCGAAATCAAGGAAGACGATCTCGTTGTGACGCCGGGCTACGTCGCCGACGTTCATGCCCCGCGTGACGACACCTATTTCGACATGTCGGGGCAATTGCCCACCCCGTCCCCGGCGTTCAACGCGCTGCGGATCGACGTCTTGCGGTCGTCGCAAGGAGCGAATCCCGTCGGCCGCCTGCTGCGTGGCTTTTGGAACGCTCCGGCGATCGACGTCGCCAGTAGCTCCTTGGCCACGCTCGACAATGTCGTCGTCGGCTTTCGACCCACGACGACTACGAATGCACCGGTAGTCCCCTTGGCGATCCATCGCTCGGCGTGGCAAAACGGCCGCGTCGGCAACCTCGATCTGAACGACGTCCGCGATCTCGAGCTGCGACTGGCCGCTCCCGACGCCGACATCGAGGCGGCCGCGCCAGCGAACACGGCACTGGTGAGCTTCGACGGCGGGTTGAACCCGGCAACCGCGCTGACGCAGATTACCGCGGGGGTCTCGGTCGCCGACCTGCCAGCGCTAGAACCGCAAATCGGCCCTGCCACGCCTGGCACGCCGTTGGCGCTCGCCGGCACCCAGTCGGGCCTGAGTGCGAGCTACACCTCGGCCCTGGCCAACCAATTCAATCTACTCGCCGCGGCAGGACAGCCCGGCTGGCGCGTGTTTCCGCTGTATGACGAGATGAGCACGCCACCGCAGTTCAACATCGTGGGCTTCATCGCCGCACGCGTGATCGAGGCCGACGTGCGCGACGATCGACTGGCCGTCACCGTCGAGCCCACGTTCCTGATCGAAACCACGGCCTGGACTGTATCGCCGACATCCGTTCTTGCGCCCGAACGCAATCCCTATATCCACAAGCTGCGACTCTCGCGTTAGTCGCGAGCACCACCACACACGGCACGCCGCCGAGACCCTTTCGACGAGGTACAAGACATGCGAATCGTTCTGGCCGATCACGATCAGGTGCGCAGCGTCGCGTTGCGCCGCGTTCTGCTGGGCGAGGGGCTGCTCTGCGAGGCGGCGGACGTCGTGGG encodes the following:
- the cpaB gene encoding Flp pilus assembly protein CpaB, giving the protein MKRISPATVTFAVVTILLGLVAAYSVKRYLAPSAGPRTATAMIVVPRVNLPKFARIREIDVEVLEVPKSRVPAGAVTVASQALYRLCRETVMAGQPILESNLYEVGAAPTLAEQLPPGYRAVTITVDRDNAVDGLVMPESVVDVSLTVQGDHPELEGVATVTLMRKVKVLATSFERFKGEERLNVPIRSVTLSVTPEQANKLILAQRYGSLSVTLRGMVEDDLHLTAASKSDNDNLVNPSDLIKLSPRVDAQKFVRKAQIWRGTSVEEVEFTDSQVQEANAAGGVVDDATAGEPIVPNFAPTAAIRPTGMFAPVSGRSR
- a CDS encoding prepilin peptidase; this translates as MSASTILVGAVATYTAAAAVSDFRTRRVPNWLTLPAAIAGLTFHTFAPQGWGIATSLAGLALGFSLLLIPFLLGGGGMGDVKLLAALGAWLGPRLMLAAFAVSMLLATVITLGILAYVAVRRYVLDVEPENVSASGETLVQPRGYFRQALPFAVPLALGTWLLLAWVVTLGASS
- a CDS encoding pilus assembly protein, which translates into the protein MKLQHATPSHHRHTTRRGALTLEMVLVLPVLLIVVLGVVQLSIMLMANQALGAAASVGARAATLPGATAASVEAAVAGALTPWSFADSVDPVSVSPDPAFAPTGTPLSVTVSVDTNAATPDLLKFIGLSIDGQKLQATYVARKE